In the Schaalia hyovaginalis genome, CCACGCCGCCGGCGCGTCGACGTCATGCACCTGGCGCTCGTTGAAGTTCGTTGTTGCATGCGTCTGAGGCCGCTCGCGCACAGCCGGTTGTTGTACCTGGGTGCGTTGCGGCGCCGGCAGCGTAGTCGTCGGCGCCGGCGCGGTGATGTGAATCCGCTGGATCCGGGTGTCGGCGCGCCCCTCGTTGAGGGTGCCTGCGGGCACCTTGACGAGCAGGTACGCGCCCCCCTGGGGCAGGCTCTTGATCTGGTTAGGGTGGAGGATGAACTCCTCGACTTCTCGGAGGGATCCGACACCGCTGGCGGCGTGCACTCCCCCGAGCAGGTCCCAATCGTCTTGGACCTGAACGGTCTCTTTCCACGCTGCCCGCGACCCAATGTCGGAAGCGATCCCTTCGGCGACTTCCCCTCGCGTCTGACGCAGGATGAGCCAGACATTCGCGTTGGTGCGCACGGCGGCCGCGAACTGTGGGGAGACTGCCTCCAGGTCACCATCGAGGTCTTGGGTGACGAGAATGACGGCGCCTCCAGCGGAGCGGACCCGAGCATAGAGGTCAGCGACTCTGGGTGTGCCCAGTGCACCGAACTCGTCGAGGAGGATCGGGCACATCCGATCAGCGCCCCATCCGGTGGCGGCGAGTCGCGCGAAGGTCGCGATCAGGTCTTGGATGGCGAGGCGCCCGATGGTGCGAGCGGTCTCAGGCGAGCCTGCGGCGTCGAGGCTGAAGCACACGATGTCACCGCTACGGATGGCGTCGTCGAGGGTCATGCCGCCGGCGGCGAGGACGCGTCCTGCTGCGGTGTCGGTAATGATCGCCAGGCGGTCGCGCACGTCTCCCACGTCCTTCTCGTTTCCGTTGGCTTCAACGTCTGCGAGGTAGCGGGAAACGCGTGCCGCATTCTCGGCGGAGAGCTGGGGGCTGTTCGCACGCAAGTCGTCAAGCGACATGAGGTCGACGAGATCCGGCAGGCTGACCTCCCACGCGCGGCCAGCGCCGCTCTTGCGGGCGCGGGTCGCGGCCAGGTCGGTCAGGGCGTGTGCTGCGACCTGCAGGAGACGCCTGGAAAGCGTCGCATAGTGCAGGTTCGCTGAATCGTCGTCTGCGAAGGTGACTTCGTAGACGGCATCGGCGAGTTCATCGCCGTCCAGTCGGCCGGCCGGATTATACCGGCTCGTCGAGGTCGATGCCTTCGTCGTGATGACATGGCACCGTCGGCCGCTTTCTTTCGCGATCGCTTGGAGGTAGGTGCGAAGTCCGGGGTCGGCCTTCATGTCGATGACGACGAGGGGCAGGCGCAGACGACGGGCGGCTGGGGCTGCGGTGAATCCGTAGGCGATGCGCTCGAGCGCTTGGGTCTTTCCTACTCCGGTAGGCCCAATGACGATGCCGTGGGTGCGCAGCTCGTCGGCTCGAATGGAGACGGGGGAAGCGGAGTGTGCGTCGATGCCGATCGGGATCTCCAGGTCGCCCACCCTGGCAACCGGGGTCTGCGTGGAGATCGCGCGCATCTGCTTCGTCTTGGCCGTCGCGATGGCGCGGGCGCCCGCCTCGGTTGCCGGCGTGGATTCTCGTCTCCTCCAGTGGGCGGTGTAGCGGTCACGGACCATGAGGTAGGCGCCCGCGATGATCAGAGCAACGCCCACGGAGAAGGGGGCTTGCGCGAGTGCCCAGTCCATCAGGTGCGGCCGCAAGATCTCCAGTGGGGACGCGTGGGAGCGTACCCCGTCGACGAGCGCGGCGCCGACCTGGCGCCACGCGCCGACGTAGGCGCGTCCACTGCCCATGAGGAGCCCGACCACAGTGGTGGCGAGCCCGCAGACGAGGACCATCCATCCCCTAACGCGTCCACGGCCAAGCCAGCGGACCCCCACGACGACGACCAGGGCGACGCTGGCAGCGATGAGGTGCGTGATCGCCAACATGAGGGCCAGCATGCGCCAGACCTGCTGCCCCTGGGTGGGTGGCGCCTGGTCGCCCTTCATTCGCAGCTTCGGACTTGCCGCGCTCATCACTCGACTCCTTCCACAACATCACAGAGCCGGCGAACCGCGATCGGCCGGCCAAGCCCTCGGGACTCCAGAATGCGATTCGCCTCGCTCGCGCACTCCGTGACGACCGTGCTCGAGCTTGGCGTCGTGAAATACACGCCGATCCGATAGTTCGGCGAGTACCCGTATCCGAGCATGAGATGCACTAGCCGCATCCTGTTCTTCGACGAATACTCAACCTCCCATCCAGTGAACTGCCCTTGAGAGCCAGAGACAAGATCGGGCCACGCAATTCCCTGCTTTCCTGAAAGGCGCGTGATAGGAATTGCATAGGGATTCTTGGTCGGCTCAGCTTCAACCACTCGGGCGTCCCGCTCAGTCACGAGGGAAGCAATATCACCGCGCTTTGACAGAACACGCCACAGTTCCAGGACTGCAAGATCGTGATGATACTCAGCGAGCTTGACGCCACCTCCACTGCCTTCAGCGCCAATGAGCGATGATCCACTTTCCGTGAGGAAATGCGCCCACACGCCACCGAACGCTTGCACGCGCTCAACGAGACCATTATCTCGGAGCTTTTTCAAGCATCGCGATGTCCACGCTTGCGCAGTTTTTTCACTCTGAGTCGGAAAGCACTCAGCCTCAATCACGCGAGTTGGAGCAAACCGAAACTTTCCAAGAAAACGCAATATCCTCAGATCCGAATCGTTCAGCCCCGCCATCTCACTCTCCTTCATCACACTCGATTAGCACCCAACAGTTACCTTCAGCACCGTTTCAGCACCACACCACACATCACCCAACCTGACTTTTTCTCTTCACCATCCCGCACCCACTCTTAGGCCCGCCCACCACCGAGACCCCCCTCGTTCTGCGCGCAGTCGTTGAAGGAGGGGGGTCTCGGTGGTGGGCGGGCCGTTTCCCTTGGAACTGTGCGGGATGGTGATACATGTGGGTATGTAGTCCTCTATGTATTGGGTTATGTAGTGTGGTGTGGTGCGCAGCCGGGCCGCTCAGTCGCCTGCTTCCCCTTGACCTGACTGTGCATCCGGATGCGTCGGATAGATTTCCGATTCGGCCGCGTAAGTGGCGACGATGGCGCCGCTGATGAGTTCGGAGTAGGTGCGGCCGTACTTGTATTTCATTTCATGGAGGAGTTCCCATACGGGGATTTCCAGTTGGGAGTAGACAGGACGTGTGACGATTCCTTTGGAGTCGAGGTAGCGTTTGCGTGAGTACTGCACGAGCTGGTCCTTTCTAGTGCCAGTGGGTTCTGAACGTCATGTATTGGTCGCGTCCCCAGATCGGTTCGACATTGATTCCTTGCGCTTCGTTATCTGCGGAGACCATTTGCCCGTTTCCGAGATATATTGCCGTGTGATAGAAGTGGACTCCGCCGTTTGAGCTCCAGAAAATGAGGTCTCCAGGCTGCGCTTCCGCTTCTGTAAT is a window encoding:
- a CDS encoding type IV secretory system conjugative DNA transfer family protein, whose product is MSAASPKLRMKGDQAPPTQGQQVWRMLALMLAITHLIAASVALVVVVGVRWLGRGRVRGWMVLVCGLATTVVGLLMGSGRAYVGAWRQVGAALVDGVRSHASPLEILRPHLMDWALAQAPFSVGVALIIAGAYLMVRDRYTAHWRRRESTPATEAGARAIATAKTKQMRAISTQTPVARVGDLEIPIGIDAHSASPVSIRADELRTHGIVIGPTGVGKTQALERIAYGFTAAPAARRLRLPLVVIDMKADPGLRTYLQAIAKESGRRCHVITTKASTSTSRYNPAGRLDGDELADAVYEVTFADDDSANLHYATLSRRLLQVAAHALTDLAATRARKSGAGRAWEVSLPDLVDLMSLDDLRANSPQLSAENAARVSRYLADVEANGNEKDVGDVRDRLAIITDTAAGRVLAAGGMTLDDAIRSGDIVCFSLDAAGSPETARTIGRLAIQDLIATFARLAATGWGADRMCPILLDEFGALGTPRVADLYARVRSAGGAVILVTQDLDGDLEAVSPQFAAAVRTNANVWLILRQTRGEVAEGIASDIGSRAAWKETVQVQDDWDLLGGVHAASGVGSLREVEEFILHPNQIKSLPQGGAYLLVKVPAGTLNEGRADTRIQRIHITAPAPTTTLPAPQRTQVQQPAVRERPQTHATTNFNERQVHDVDAPAAWPAPPPDLD